In Halorientalis sp. LT38, a genomic segment contains:
- a CDS encoding 50S ribosomal protein L40e produces MATFEKAEGRVLDKMICMRCNARNPKGGDRCRKCGYGNLRPKNRERNAA; encoded by the coding sequence ATGGCTACGTTCGAGAAAGCGGAAGGGCGCGTGCTGGACAAGATGATCTGCATGCGGTGTAACGCCCGCAACCCGAAGGGCGGGGACCGCTGCCGGAAGTGCGGCTACGGGAACCTCCGACCGAAGAACCGCGAACGCAACGCGGCCTAG
- a CDS encoding DUF367 family protein, with translation MGAYDLHVRYEGNDDPDKCSARKLARFDLAELHKATRSTPPGIVLNPFADRVLSPEDGVGRGARHDRLTALDCSWETAEREAFDLEGIHRALPFLVAANPVNYGTPFELNTVEAFAGALCLLGEREQAEEILSKFTWGHTFLELNEEPLRRYADCVDADEILAVQDDYLETQ, from the coding sequence ATGGGCGCATACGACCTTCACGTCCGCTACGAAGGCAACGACGATCCCGACAAGTGCAGCGCCCGCAAACTCGCGCGGTTCGACCTCGCGGAGCTCCACAAGGCCACCCGCTCGACCCCGCCGGGGATCGTCCTCAACCCCTTCGCGGATCGGGTCCTCTCGCCCGAGGACGGCGTCGGCCGCGGCGCGCGCCACGACCGCCTGACCGCCCTCGACTGCTCGTGGGAGACCGCCGAACGCGAGGCCTTCGACCTCGAGGGGATCCACCGGGCGCTTCCCTTCCTCGTCGCGGCCAACCCCGTCAACTACGGGACGCCCTTCGAGTTGAACACCGTCGAGGCCTTCGCCGGCGCGCTCTGTCTCCTCGGCGAGCGCGAGCAGGCAGAAGAGATCCTCTCGAAGTTCACATGGGGCCACACCTTCCTCGAACTCAACGAGGAACCGCTCCGCCGCTACGCCGACTGCGTCGACGCCGACGAGATCCTCGCGGTGCAGGACGACTACCTCGAGACGCAGTGA
- a CDS encoding redoxin domain-containing protein yields the protein MLQEGAEAPTFTLPGVVDGAPRDVDLDDYVGRGIVVLAFYPADFNPACDEDSCDLTELDLFTMQRDVDIFAVSTDSVFSHRAFAEEYSLSIPLLSDTHGEAVAAYDVALESDQLLAERAVFVIDQEGVVQYAWSTADLEERPDVDAVREAVSSIGGDSTAVGRYRVGHAHYIEARRAFTSAMKSYEERDWLIAQGDFQRAMEEFQESADQFQSAVRFAESEPLEEGFERAQEKATALWQAAEWLADSASEYASGDGKEADELRQDAETPLETARDIGEPPDPDDFTLDEDGTARTREQEPADDLDAPTDPAEDDRSSEPGGDASGDPGEQDDVDAAVEDVDPDGVSSAVEFEMTDGDATSDGDGDRSDPPADAEDDPEEPPAETGADAEGETTGADDADDDDEDDIELDLTDPTE from the coding sequence GTGCTACAGGAAGGGGCGGAGGCACCGACGTTCACGTTACCCGGCGTCGTCGATGGGGCGCCGAGAGACGTCGACCTCGACGATTACGTGGGGCGGGGTATCGTCGTGCTGGCCTTCTATCCCGCCGACTTCAACCCGGCCTGCGACGAGGATTCGTGTGACCTGACGGAACTGGACCTGTTCACCATGCAGCGCGACGTGGACATCTTCGCCGTCAGCACCGACAGCGTGTTCAGCCACCGGGCGTTCGCCGAGGAGTACTCGCTCTCGATCCCGCTTCTGAGCGACACCCACGGCGAGGCCGTCGCGGCCTACGACGTGGCCCTGGAGAGCGACCAGTTGCTCGCCGAGCGGGCCGTGTTCGTCATCGACCAGGAGGGCGTCGTCCAGTACGCCTGGTCGACGGCGGATCTGGAAGAACGACCGGACGTGGATGCGGTCCGCGAGGCCGTCTCCTCGATCGGCGGGGACTCGACGGCGGTCGGTCGCTACCGGGTCGGTCACGCCCACTACATCGAGGCCCGCCGCGCGTTCACCAGCGCGATGAAGAGCTACGAGGAGCGCGACTGGCTGATCGCGCAGGGCGACTTCCAGCGGGCGATGGAGGAGTTCCAGGAGTCGGCCGACCAGTTCCAGAGCGCCGTCCGCTTCGCCGAGTCCGAACCCCTCGAGGAGGGATTCGAGCGCGCCCAGGAGAAAGCCACCGCGCTCTGGCAGGCCGCCGAGTGGCTGGCCGACTCGGCGAGCGAGTACGCCAGCGGCGACGGGAAGGAGGCCGACGAACTCAGACAGGACGCCGAGACGCCACTCGAGACGGCTCGCGACATCGGCGAACCGCCCGACCCCGACGACTTCACGCTCGACGAGGACGGCACGGCCCGGACGCGGGAGCAGGAGCCGGCCGACGACCTCGACGCGCCGACCGACCCCGCCGAGGACGACCGGTCGTCCGAACCCGGCGGGGACGCCAGCGGCGACCCCGGCGAACAGGACGACGTCGACGCCGCCGTGGAGGACGTCGACCCCGACGGCGTGTCCAGCGCCGTCGAGTTCGAGATGACGGACGGCGACGCCACGAGCGACGGGGACGGCGACCGCTCCGATCCGCCGGCCGACGCCGAGGACGACCCCGAGGAGCCACCTGCCGAGACGGGAGCCGACGCGGAGGGTGAGACGACCGGCGCGGACGACGCCGACGATGACGACGAGGATGACATCGAACTGGACCTGACGGACCCCACGGAGTGA
- a CDS encoding nuclear transport factor 2 family protein — protein sequence MDQEATARAYYRALDDHDYEALADMLAPGFVHYRPDRTIEGRERFVDFMRDERPMTETSHPLDAVYESDGEVSDAGEVAVRGRLLDSDDEPIVSFVDVFAFEGADVAAIRTYTR from the coding sequence ATGGATCAGGAGGCGACCGCCCGGGCGTACTACCGGGCTCTCGACGACCACGACTACGAGGCGCTGGCCGACATGCTGGCCCCCGGGTTCGTCCACTACCGGCCCGACCGCACCATCGAGGGCCGCGAGCGGTTCGTGGACTTCATGCGCGACGAGCGACCCATGACGGAGACGAGCCACCCGCTTGACGCCGTGTACGAAAGCGACGGTGAGGTGAGCGACGCGGGCGAGGTTGCCGTCAGGGGCCGCCTGCTGGATTCCGACGACGAGCCGATCGTCTCGTTCGTCGACGTGTTTGCCTTCGAGGGAGCCGACGTCGCGGCGATCCGCACGTACACCCGGTAG
- the serS gene encoding serine--tRNA ligase: protein MISRQFLREESETVRDALEKKGVDDVDLDRILEIDEEWRDLKAEGDDLRHERNEVSSKIGELKQEGKEEAAQEAIERSGELKAELEEVEARADDLEAELEAALLELPQIPHEDAPVGDDESDNVEVDREGFSDLRNLPADVIPHYDLGEDLDILDFERGAKVSGGGFYFLRGDGARLEHALIQFMLDVHREQGYTDVFPPIPVNSASMEGTGQFPKFVEDAYRVGDDNDEPYHDEDLWLLPTAEVPVTNMYRDEILLDDDLPLKHQAYSPNFRREAGEHGTETRGIVRVHQFNKVELVNFVRPEESYERLEDLRSEAEEVLRRLDLPYRVLEMCTGDMGFTQAKKYDIEVWAPGDDMEEGPDEGGRWLEVSSVSNFEDFQARRAGIRYRPERHESAEYLHTLNGSGLAVPRTMVAIMEYYQNDDGTITVPEPLREYMGGQDVIEGHDPVGESALGAGEKD from the coding sequence ATGATCAGCAGGCAGTTCCTCCGGGAAGAGTCCGAGACGGTCCGGGACGCCCTCGAGAAGAAGGGCGTCGACGACGTCGACCTCGACCGAATCCTCGAGATCGACGAGGAGTGGCGCGATCTCAAAGCCGAAGGCGACGATCTGCGCCACGAGCGCAACGAGGTCTCCTCGAAGATCGGAGAGCTCAAACAGGAGGGCAAGGAGGAAGCGGCCCAGGAGGCCATCGAGCGCTCGGGGGAACTGAAGGCGGAACTCGAGGAGGTCGAGGCCCGCGCCGACGACCTGGAGGCCGAACTGGAAGCGGCCCTGCTGGAACTCCCGCAGATCCCCCACGAGGACGCCCCCGTCGGCGACGACGAGAGCGACAACGTCGAGGTCGACCGCGAGGGCTTTTCCGACCTGCGTAACCTGCCCGCCGACGTGATCCCCCACTACGACCTGGGCGAGGACCTCGACATCCTGGACTTCGAGCGCGGCGCCAAGGTCTCCGGCGGCGGCTTCTACTTCCTTCGCGGGGACGGCGCGCGCCTGGAACACGCCCTCATCCAGTTCATGCTCGACGTGCACCGCGAGCAGGGGTACACCGACGTGTTCCCGCCGATTCCGGTCAACAGCGCCTCCATGGAGGGGACCGGCCAGTTCCCCAAGTTCGTCGAGGACGCCTACCGCGTCGGCGACGACAACGACGAACCCTACCACGACGAGGACCTCTGGCTGCTCCCGACCGCGGAGGTCCCCGTCACCAACATGTACCGCGACGAGATCCTGCTGGACGACGACCTCCCGCTCAAGCACCAGGCCTACTCCCCGAACTTCCGCCGGGAGGCAGGCGAACACGGGACGGAAACCAGGGGCATCGTCCGCGTCCACCAGTTCAACAAGGTGGAACTCGTCAACTTCGTCCGCCCCGAGGAGAGCTACGAGAGACTGGAAGACCTCCGGAGCGAGGCCGAGGAAGTCCTGCGACGGCTCGACCTGCCCTACCGCGTGCTGGAGATGTGTACCGGCGACATGGGCTTCACGCAAGCGAAGAAGTACGACATCGAGGTGTGGGCACCCGGCGACGACATGGAGGAGGGTCCCGACGAGGGCGGTCGCTGGCTGGAGGTCTCATCGGTGTCGAACTTCGAGGACTTCCAGGCCCGGCGGGCGGGCATCCGCTACCGGCCCGAGCGCCACGAGTCCGCCGAGTACCTGCACACCCTGAACGGCTCCGGCCTCGCCGTTCCGCGGACGATGGTCGCCATCATGGAGTACTACCAGAACGACGACGGGACGATCACCGTCCCCGAACCCCTCCGGGAATACATGGGCGGCCAGGACGTCATCGAGGGCCACGACCCCGTCGGCGAGAGCGCCCTCGGCGCGGGCGAGAAAGACTGA
- a CDS encoding cold-shock protein: MANGTVDFFNDTGGYGFIETDDADEDVFFHMEDVGGPDLEEGQEVEFDIEQADKGPRATNLVRN, encoded by the coding sequence ATGGCAAACGGTACGGTTGATTTCTTCAACGACACTGGCGGCTACGGTTTCATCGAGACTGACGACGCGGACGAGGACGTGTTCTTCCACATGGAAGACGTCGGCGGCCCGGATCTCGAAGAGGGACAGGAAGTCGAATTCGACATCGAACAGGCCGACAAGGGCCCCCGCGCGACGAACCTCGTTCGTAACTGA
- a CDS encoding methyl-accepting chemotaxis protein, giving the protein MSLSSRVSKLLRAVRTGSGGLADADRGADGQTGDGTGTRRATGESNEIEHRGDDARAPVAGDHQPTADEAGVETDGGARAKDGDPDGAVAETAADDEGDEADDDVETAADQGDAAADDAEIPDDGGDADVPDDGGAPDGGDDQEDAADGSEAADQVLEATAREFRDAMAAAAEGDLNQRLDTDRENEAIADAAVAFNDLLADLADTVGELDEFADDVDDKTEEMSAATREVRDASEDVDTSVGEIADNAARQEELLGRVTDEMTDLSATVEEIASSADEVASISQDAAEHGREGRDAATGALEEMRDVENHADTTIEQVTSLEERIEEISGVVDVIDDIAEQTSILALNASIEAARAGEAGSGFAVVADEVKQLAEESGQATEEISAMIDEVQTETTEAVDEVREMGERVSSGTETVEDALESLEVIADRVEEANDGVQSINDATDEQAASTEEVVAMVEDVAELSQETASEVEAVSKATGTQTTMLSEVAVQMDRLADQASTLGDLLAGYEDEAGDGDDDLSWDDAVVHDGADDDSADDDGDAGDDLSWDDAKVHDGADDDDADGDDDLSWDDAQVHDGK; this is encoded by the coding sequence ATGAGCCTCTCGAGTCGCGTTTCGAAGCTCCTGCGGGCCGTCCGCACGGGCTCCGGCGGTCTGGCCGACGCCGATCGAGGAGCCGACGGCCAAACGGGCGACGGGACAGGGACCCGGCGGGCGACAGGCGAGTCGAACGAGATCGAGCACCGGGGCGACGACGCGAGAGCCCCCGTCGCCGGGGACCACCAGCCGACGGCCGACGAGGCGGGGGTCGAGACCGACGGTGGCGCCCGGGCGAAGGACGGCGATCCGGACGGCGCGGTGGCCGAGACGGCGGCCGACGACGAGGGAGACGAGGCTGACGACGACGTGGAAACCGCTGCCGACCAGGGGGACGCCGCTGCCGACGACGCGGAAATCCCCGACGACGGCGGCGACGCGGATGTACCCGACGACGGCGGAGCCCCTGACGGCGGCGACGATCAGGAGGACGCCGCTGACGGCAGTGAGGCCGCCGACCAGGTTCTCGAGGCGACGGCGCGGGAGTTCCGGGACGCGATGGCAGCGGCCGCCGAGGGCGACCTCAACCAGCGGCTCGACACGGACCGTGAGAACGAGGCGATAGCCGACGCCGCGGTCGCCTTCAACGACCTGCTCGCGGACCTCGCGGACACCGTCGGCGAGCTGGACGAGTTCGCCGACGACGTCGACGACAAGACCGAGGAGATGAGCGCAGCGACCCGCGAGGTGCGCGACGCGAGCGAGGACGTCGACACGTCCGTCGGCGAGATCGCCGACAACGCGGCCCGACAGGAGGAGCTCCTCGGTCGGGTCACCGACGAGATGACCGACCTCTCGGCGACGGTCGAGGAGATCGCCTCTTCGGCCGACGAGGTGGCGAGCATCTCCCAGGACGCGGCCGAACACGGCCGCGAGGGCCGGGACGCCGCCACCGGCGCGCTCGAGGAGATGCGCGACGTCGAGAACCACGCGGACACGACTATCGAGCAGGTCACCTCGCTCGAGGAGCGCATCGAGGAGATCAGTGGCGTCGTGGACGTGATCGACGACATCGCCGAGCAGACCTCGATCCTCGCGTTGAACGCCTCGATCGAGGCCGCCCGCGCCGGCGAGGCCGGCAGCGGCTTCGCGGTCGTCGCCGACGAGGTCAAACAGCTCGCAGAGGAGTCCGGGCAGGCGACCGAGGAGATCAGCGCGATGATCGACGAGGTCCAGACCGAGACCACCGAGGCCGTCGACGAGGTCCGCGAGATGGGCGAGCGAGTCTCGAGCGGCACCGAGACCGTCGAGGACGCGCTCGAATCGCTCGAGGTGATCGCCGACCGGGTCGAGGAAGCCAACGACGGCGTCCAGTCGATCAACGACGCGACCGACGAACAGGCCGCGAGCACCGAGGAAGTCGTCGCGATGGTCGAGGACGTCGCCGAGTTGAGCCAGGAGACCGCGAGCGAAGTCGAGGCGGTCTCGAAGGCCACCGGGACGCAGACGACGATGCTCTCCGAGGTCGCCGTCCAGATGGACCGGCTGGCCGATCAGGCCAGCACGCTCGGTGACCTCCTGGCCGGCTACGAGGACGAGGCTGGGGACGGCGACGACGACCTCTCCTGGGACGACGCCGTCGTTCACGACGGTGCCGACGACGACAGCGCGGACGACGATGGCGACGCTGGCGACGACCTGTCGTGGGACGACGCGAAGGTCCACGACGGTGCGGACGACGATGACGCTGACGGGGACGACGACCTGTCGTGGGACGACGCGCAGGTTCACGACGGGAAGTGA